Proteins encoded in a region of the Podarcis muralis chromosome 2, rPodMur119.hap1.1, whole genome shotgun sequence genome:
- the LOC144326886 gene encoding uncharacterized protein LOC144326886 codes for MDFPKVVELAWVKSHMGPESSSSSGNSENESDNDYRRDKAGRNVATYKNEAAISTIDEVPPAVQNVLDKIELAQLERAKKDVSKKLFRILDNVNRAYEHYKKIDGLDPEIERDYYHSQTWEETSRRAHFLDGIDDVLDESVFKIQELKAVLEALKFWHEMLKAVEREEKVLATNDIIEEMEEKIQNFISAMDSKIQHLIKLFHPLLEGKAKQRRKSGHRNAMFKAWRDKVADAPQEGEPITAERMLDDDPLTFSRTNELNNMMQEMVDSPTFLKVEHPAVKYIVTMVANLAKAYSLLGKQYRSLKIKCETESALESKKPDPHVATLQRELRSALERKTAMEIQVHTVEEMCKTLMITNEALHRELQEANERAMVARQAPLRPAVSRIPEKLPTGSMKDMKEVKSEKEIEDEKEIKGEKEIKDERYMKLHAELAGMRSVKAEEKGTYVESTKLHTELAESRSVKVEEKGTYEESTKLHTELAEMISVKVEEGGTFDESPRQKKPTVETIHPDQLQETPSDAEVPLTFLSVRARDSKTGLSRLTVVGPTSSDLSQASSELSQISSDETGDTEAAGKETATAAPSKFAGKKRGSRTAAWKKLQTSLLKTPSPQKLAGKSHQEPEGEQAPQQPAESPPPKPILKRVTRESVGEAEVEESSQEPAEGLPSPPTKRKFSIKKTAGQLVKAVKERKVVKFDDDEPTQEPETAPGVQKEEGAEVPGESSSPQAGEAEESSHETVGRPKGKKRPSRSGQAGVPQPKWAEKTGDVIRGLGKKLQELASDRGGVLDAEALKRIFEELDATYQDTVQEEKPESRGAVPGEVPEGRVSGPAEEAGGSPVDQEDALFTVEIPMLPSAFVQKRQRYSIVEELPGQDTSSGLQEFQEVILTCLDEKIEKLKRSLSGSWKPSAKSQLTHTLSKEISEAIDRKLDECILMKQKVSAGRKKQKFARSTEGTEVELEEEDGKGIKLPSLSFSSPVVSQESSSSSFSSGMEWDQEMTTGQASPFKSQRHQRKMKEEEEEKEEEKEKEKEEQKEEELPRDQKEPQLQVEEEDLTKVSHPMEGEQPPERQPDEADVQAKVSWQELEKELAKQSSAEKLKHAQKGKGPWRKESKSDLESDSSRELSREKQLWYLQIQEQLQEEKQRLHEEQARLQEERHRLQEEQEYQLHWQEMCEGQRQQWEREKEQQKEQERMWQAQAEHWQLLQQQNEEQEQFWARQREQQKEQQDLLQKAVEQLQLEKRELLALRGKQAEEQWRWSQLKERHEKQQLLWQEEDMEQERKRSQWQEQLQLQEQRMEALRQEQQEQEERNARWLQEQKEKQEEMEHLWETRWEQQLLRWRHQMQMQRLQVQKVKMKQQQMQKEEKALLPKLKVVEGAILDQFSKRYKIASPRKERRYASPSPLLSPVPSSQFDEDTYELESTWFPRLFTKAEEFAAPGTTEKRYWINIEAQRRNLEVLGEAVRKAGISPELYTLTKGIIKQALHSNVERLALLFRKYIAFRRLQQVRETLLIRLEAAKEAKDGVRMQVLYKMVDKLDAHQKRVMGHWTVKQMMAEKQRRRCLQRMIALFAQLRLSAKLQLTNPCPLLIKAGDRTKRESIHVPNIGPVFLKPRTHPSPLVCAKKQQDLTFSATIREQSGEQIESLWKTDITEFSIPLGPKEPVSLMWSEACGFPDIPRLLELDISSIRKQPLQNIKTRIQNIPRWKLSGYNFMHL; via the exons GATGTTTCTAAGAAGCTGTTTCGCATTCTGGACAATGTGAACCGGGCCTATGAACACTACAAAAAGATTGACGGGCTTGATCCTGAGATTGAAAGGGACTACTACCATTCACAAACCTGGGAAGAGACGAGCCGCCGGGCTCATTTTTTGGATGGAATTGATGACGTGCTAGATGAGAGCGTCTTCAAAATACAGGAATTAAAGGCAGTGCTGGAGGCGCTCAAATTCTGGC ATGAAATGCTGAAAGCGGTTGAACGAGAAGAAAAAGTCCTTGCCACTAATGACATAATtgaagagatggaggagaaaatcCAGAATTTTATCAGTGCAATGGACTCAAAGATTCAGCATCTAATCAAGCTATTCCACCCACTTTTAGAAGGGAAAGCTAAGCAGAGACGGAAGTCAG GTCACAGAAACGCCATGTTTAAAGCATGGAGAGACAAAGTGGCCGATGCGCCCCAGGAAGGGGAGCCTATTACAGCAGAGCGGATGTTGGACGATGACCCTCTTACATTCAGCCGCACTAATGAGCTCAACAACATGATGCAAGAAATGGTAGATTCTCCGACTTTTTTGAAAGTAGAGCATCCCGCGGTCAAGTACATTGTAACCATGGTGGCTAACCTAGCTAAGGCCTACAGCCTTCTAGGGAAGCAGTATCGCAGCCTTAAAATCAAGTGTGAAACCGAGAGCGCCTTGGAAAGCAAGAAGCCAGACCCACACGTTGCAACTCTGCAAAGGGAGCTGCGATCGGCCCTGGAGAGGAAAACAGCAATGGAAATTCAAGTCCACACCGTGGAAGAGATGTGCAAGACACTCATGATTACTAACGAAGCATTGCACAGGGAGCTGCAGGAGGCAAATGAGAGGGCAATGGTGGCACGCCAAGCCCCCCTCAGACCTGCTGTAAGTAGGATTCCTGAGAAACTTCCCACAGGGAGTATGAAAGATATGAAGGAAGTCAAGAGTGAGAAAGAAATCGAGGATGAGAAAGAAATCAAGGGTGAGAAAGAAATCAAAGATGAGAGATATATGAAGCTCCACGCTGAGCTTGCAGGAATGAGAAGTGTGAAAGCTGAAGAAAAGGGCACTTATGTGGAGAGTACAAAACTCCACACTGAACTTGCAGAAAGTAGAAGTGTGAAAGTTGAAGAAAAGGGCACTTATGAGGAGAGTACAAAACTCCACACTGAGCTTGCAGAAATGATAAGTGTGAAAGTTGAAGAAGGGGGCACATTTGATGAGTCACCCAGGCAGAAGAAACCCACGGTTGAAACCATTCACCCTGACCAGTTGCAAGAAACACCTTCCGATGCAGAAGTACCTCTGACGTTTCTTTCAGTAAGAGCTCGGGACAGCAAAACTGGACTGTCACGACTGACAGTTGTAGGCCCGACGTCCTCAGACCTGTCACAGGCATCTTCTGAGCTATCACAGATATCGTCCGATGAAACGGGAGACACAGAAGCTGCTGGAaaagaaacagcaacagcagcacctaGCAAATTTGCAGGAAAGAAACGGGGGTCAAGGACAGCTGCCTGGAAAAAACTACAAACATCCCTTTTGAAAACGCCGTCACCACAAAAATTGGCTGGCAAAAGCCACCAAGAACCTGAAGGGGAGCAAGCTCCCCAACAGCCAGCTGAAAGCCCTCCCCCTAAGCCCATTCTCAAACGGGTCACCAGGGAGAGTGTCGGTGAAGCGGAAGTCGAAGAATCATCTCAAGAGCCAGCAGAAGGACTCCCAAGCCCCCCAACAAAGCGCAAGTTCTCCATTAAAAAGACGGCAGGGCAATTGGTCAAGGCTGTCAAAGAGAGGAAGGTGGTCAAGTTTGACGACGATGAGCCAACTCAAGAGCCTGAGACAGCTCCAGGTGTCCAGAAAGAGGAGGGCGCAGAGGTCCCAGGGGAAAGCTCATCACCACAAGCAGGAGAAGCCGAGGAATCAAGCCATGAGACAGTAGGCAGGCCCAAAGGGAAGAAGCGCCCCAGCAGAAGCGGCCAAGCAGGTGTGCCACAGCCAAAGTGGGCAGAGAAGACAGGAGATGTCATCCGTGGTTTAGGCAAAAAGCTGCAAGAGCTTGCCAGCGATAGAGGTGGTGTGTTAGATGCAGAGGCTCTCAAGCGCATTTTTGAGGAATTGGACGCAACCTATCAAGACACAGTGCAGGAAGAGAAGCCCGAAAGTCGTGGCGCTGTTCCAGGAGAAGTGCCTGAAGGCCGTGTCAGTGGTCCAGCAGAGGAGGCTGGAGGCAGCCCCGTAGACCAGGAGGATGCACTATTCACTGTAGAAATCCCCATGTTGCCTTCTGCATTTGTGCAGAAAAGGCAAAGATACTCAATTGTTGAGGAACTCCCTGGACAGGATACAAGCTCTGGGCTGCAAGAATTTCAGGAGGTCATCCTTACTTGCTTAGATGAGAAGATAGAGAAGTTAAAGAGGAGTCTCTCAGGCAGCTGGAAGCCGTCAGCAAAATCCCAGCTCACACATACACTAAGCAAAGAGATCTCCGAGGCAATAGACAGAAAACTGGATGAATGCATCCTGATGAAGCAGAAAGTATCTGCTGGACGGAAGAAACAGAAGTTTGCAAGGAGCACAGAGGGCACAGAGGTTGAGTTGGAAGAGGAAGATGGGAAGGGAATCAAACTTCCATCTTTGTCCTTTAGCAGTCCTGTGGTGTCCCAGGagtcttcaagtagctctttcaGCTCTGGGATGGAATGGGATCAAGAAATGACAACAGGACAGGCCTCGCCCTTCAAGTCCCAGCGACATCAAAGAAagatgaaggaggaagaagaagaaaaagaagaagaaaaagaaaaagaaaaagaagagcagaaagaagaagagttGCCGAGAGACCAGAAGGAGCCCCAGTTGCAAGTGGAGGAAGAAGACTTGACCAAGGTTTCACATCCCATGGAAGGAGAACAACCTCCAGAACGTCAGCCTGATGAAGCAGATGTGCAAGCCAAGGTCTCATGGCAGGAATTGGAAAAGGAATTGGCAAAACAATCTTCTGCAGAAAAACTTAAGCATGCCCAGAAAGGAAAAGGGCCATGGCGCAAAGAGAGCAAGTCAGATTTGGAAAGTGATAGCTCACGGGAGCTCAGCAGAGAAAAACAGCTTTGGTACTTGCAAATCcaggagcagctgcaggaggagaaGCAGCGGCTGCATGAAGAACAGGCCCGGCTGCAGGAGGAACGCCACAGGCTGCAAGAGGAACAAGAATACCAGCTGCATTGGCAGGAGATGTGcgaggggcagcggcagcagtgggagcggGAGAAGGAGCAGCAGAAGGAGCAGGAGCGCATGTGGCAGGCGCAGGCCGAGCActggcagctcctgcagcagCAGAACGAGGAGCAGGAGCAATTCTGGGCCAGGCAGCGGGAGCAGCAGAAGGAGCAGCAGGACCTGTTGCAGAAGGCGGTTGAGCAGCTGCAGCTGGAGAAAAGGGAGCTGCTGGCGCTGCGAGGGAAGCaagcagaggagcagtggcgctgGAGCCAGCTGAAGGAGCGGCACGAGAAGCAGCAGCTCCTCTGGCAAGAGGAGGACATggagcaggagaggaagaggagccagtggcaggagcagctgcagctgcaggagCAGCGGATGGAGGCCCTGCGGcaagagcagcaggagcaggaggagaggaACGCGCGGTGGCTGCAGGAGCagaaggagaagcaggaggagatgGAGCACCTTTGGGAGACGCGCTGGGAGCAGCAGCTGCTCCGCTGGCGCCATCAGATGCAGATGCAGAGGCTGCAAGTCCAGAAAGTGAAGATGAAGCAACAGCAGATGCAGAAGGAAGAAAAGGCCTTGCTTCCCAAGCTGAAAGTGGTGGAAGGTGCAATTCTGGATCAATTTTCCAAGCGATATAAGATTGCTTCCCCCCGTAAAGAAAGGCGATATGCTTCTCCTAGCCCCCTGCTCAGCCCCGTGCCTAGTTCACAGTTTGACGAGGATACCTATGAGCTGGAATCCACTTGGTTCCCCAGGCTGTTCACCAAAGCGGAGGAGTTTGCTGCACCCGGCACCACAGAGAAGCGTTACTGGATAAACATAGAAGCTCAGAGGAGAAACCTGGAGGTGTTGGGGGAAGCTGTCCGGAAGGCTGGCATCTCCCCAGAACTCTACACCCTCACCAAAGGGATAATCAAGCAAGCATTGCACAGCAATGTGGAAAGGCTGGCTTTGCTCTTCCGGAAATACATCGCCTTCCGTCGTCTCCAGCAGGTCAG AGAAACCTTACTTATTCGGTTGGAGGCTGCCAAAGAAGCCAAGGACGGTGTTAGAATGCAGGTGTTATACAAGATGGTAGACAAGCTAGATGCTCACCAGAAAAGAGTTATGGGGCACTGGACTGTTAAACAGATGATGGCAGAGAAGCAGCGTCGGCGCTGCCTTCAAAGGATGATTGCCTTGTTTGCTCAG CTCCGCTTGAGCGCCAAACTCCAACTTACCAACCCATGCCCCTTGTTGATCAAAGCAGGAGatagaacaaagagggaaagcaTACACGTGCCCAACATTGGACCTGTCTTCCTGAAGCCCAGAACCCACCCAAGCCCTCTGGTTTGTGCAAAGAAACAACAAGATTTAACATTTTCAGCTACAATCAG GGAGCAAAGCGGTGAACAGATAGAATCACTGTGGAAGACGGATATCACGGAATTTAGTATCCCCCTTGGACCCAAAGAGCCTGTGTCTCTGATGTGGTCTGAGGCATGCGGCTTTCCGGATATCCCTAGACTTTTGGAACTAGACATTTCCTCCATTAGGAAGCAACCCTTACAGAATATCAAGACTCG GATTCAAAACATTCCCAGGTGGAAGTTATCTGGATATAATTTTATGCATTTGTAA